The genomic DNA gtacatatatgtatatatatgtatatatatacatatatgtacatatatgtatatatatgtatatatatacatatatgtatatatacatatatatatgtatatatacatatatatatatgtatacatatatatatatatatatatatatatatatatatatatatacacacatatatacatatatgtgtatatatacatatatatacatatatgtatatacatatatgtatatgtatatacatatatgtatatatatgtatatacatatatatatatatatatatatatatacatatatatacatatatgtatatacatatacatatatgtatatatatatgtatatatatatgtatatatacatatatatatatatgtatatatatacatatatatacatatatatacatatatgtatatgtatatacatatatatacatatatgtatatatatatatatgtatatatatacatatatatatatgtatatatacatatatatatatatgtatacatatatatatatatatatatatatatatatatatatatatatatatatatatatatatatatgttacaggcgaaattagaatccaggcagattttaaatccgcctaggcagaattagaattagAATTCCTAATTTGGCCTgtaccatatatatatatatatatatatattctaaaTGTGAACACAGTGATGCATGAAATCAGAACATCTTCCACTgattaaacattaaacatccAGTTACTGATACTGCCTGTTTGTGCAGAGGAATCCAGAGGAGACTGTGGACTGTTGTGTTTCTGGGTTGAAGGTTTTCACTCTGTTATGTGGAGAATTTGCGGATGACACGGTTTAATGTGGAAAAATCTCAattaatttcattcattcatttatttatttatcaggacAGTGTACAATGACATTAAGCTCAAGAGCAAAGATGTTTGTACCAGACTGTAGCTTTTCAAGCTAATTTCTACCTGTAGTCCTTTGGGAAAGGGACGGGGGCCAAGgtgcaaatacacataaaataccTTTGACTATTTTCAACTGGTCCCATTCATAGAGTTGCAGAATTAAAACTCATTATTCTTCAAAAACATCCGTAACATGTCAGCCATTCATCATCCCAAGCAGAATGCCTTTATAATCTCATAAACCTAATAAACTCACTCATCACGTACACGGTAACATTCACTTCTACACATCACACACTCTTAATGTCCACATCTCTGGTTCTCCATAAACCAATCTTTCACTTGTTTGGTGAAGGTTCTATCCCCACTTAAGCTCAATATTTCTGTGGGGAGCTTGTTCCATTTCTTTATACTTATGTATGTCAATAAAGCCTTAGTGAGTTTAGAAAGTCGTAAATCTGATGTTTCGACTGTTTTTACTGACGCTCAGGACTCCTGATGAACTGCAATGAATGATCATGTTGATTAAGTTTGCTTGTAATTATCCTCTAAATTATCTAATGTGACTCAGCAATTAGTCCGTGGCAacagaataaacaacaaatgtaTACTTTATAAAAACTTTATTGCGTAATGTGCTTAGAAATGATAAATTTACAACCAAAACATTTCTATCCAGGTAATACACAGGTTCAGTTCTCCCTTCACTGACCTGAACCACATTACATCTCCAGGAGGATCAGCTGGAAacctgtaaccatggcaacaagactaaactaaacaaagcagcaaaataagTTACATATAGAAACCTGTTCACACATTCAGAGAAGTCCTTCagggtttttattttcattcccCGGAACGTCTTCAGCAGCAGCGCAGGAAATGCGTCATCGCAACCAgaaggacagaaaccagagtcAGTCTATGAACCACCGCAGAGGAGGCAGCAGTGGTTGCCCCAGCAGCAGCTGTTGCCCCGGCAgcagttgttgccccagcagTGGTTGCCCCAGCAGCGGTTGTTGCCCCGGCAGCGGTTGTTGCCCCGGCAGCAGTTGCTGCCCCAGCAGTGGTGGTTGCAgcagttgttgccccagcagtggttgttgccccagcagcgGTTGTTGCCCCAGCAGTAGTGGTTGCCTCAGCAGTGGTGGTTGCAgcagttgttgccccagcagTGGTTGTTGCAgcagttgttgccccagcagtggttgttgccccagcagcgGTTGTTGCCCCAGCAGTAGTGGTTGCCTCAGCAGTGGTGGTTGCAgcagttgttgccccagcagTGGTGGTTGCAgcagttgttgccccagcagcggttgttgccccagcagcagtggttgcagcagttgttgccccagcagtggttgttgccccagcagcggttgttgccccagcagtggttgttgccccagcagcagTTGTTGCCCCAGTAGCAGTGGTTGCAgcagttgttgccccagcagcggttgttgccccagcagcgGTTGTTCCCCCAACAgcagttgttgccccagcagcagTTGTTGCACCAGCAGTGGTGGTTGCCCCAGCAGTAGTGGTTGCCCCAGCAGCGGTGGTTGCAgcagttgttgccccagcagcagttgttgccccagcagcggtggttgcagcagttgttgccccagcagcagttgttgccccagcagcagTTGTTGCTCCAGCAGTAGTTGTTGCCCCACCAGCGGTGGTTGCAgcagttgttgccccagcagcggttgttgccccagcagcagTTGTTGTCCCAGCAGCAGGGGTTGCAgcagttgttgccccagcagcagTGGTTCCCCCAGCAGCGGTTGTTGCCCCAGCAGTggttgttgccccagcagcagTTGTTGCCCCAGTAGCAGTGGTTGCAgcagttgttgccccagcagcggttgttgccccagcagcgGTTGTTCCCCCAACAgcagttgttgccccagcagcagTTGTTGCACCAGCAGTGGTGGTTGCAgcagttgttgccccagcagcagTTGTTGCCCCAGTAGCAGTGGTTGCAgcagttgttgccccagcagcggttgttgccccagcagcgGTTGTTCCCCCAACAgcagttgttgccccagcagcagTTGTTGCCTCAGCAGCGGTGGTTGCAgcagttgttgccccagcagcagTTGTTGCCTCAGCAGCGGCGGTTGCAgcagttgttgccccagcagcagttgttgccccagcagcagttgttgccccagcagcagTTGTTGCCTCAGCAGCGGTGGTTGCAgcagttgttgccccagcagcagTTGTTGCTCCAGCAGTAGTGGTTGCCCCAGCAGCAGGGGTTGCAgcagttgttgccccagcagcagTGGTTCCCCCAGCATCAGTGGTTGACCCAGCAGCGGTGGTTGCAGCAGTggttgttgccccagcagcagttgttgccccagcagcgGTTGGTGCAgcagttgttgccccagcagcagttgttgcagcagttgttgccccagcagcagTGGTTCCCccagcagctgtggttgccCCAGCAGCGGTGGTTGCAgcagttgttgccccagcagcgGTTGCTGTCCCAGCAgcagttgttgccccagcagcggtggttgcagcagttgttgccccagcagcagttgttgtcccagcagcagttgttgccccagcagcaggggttgcagcagttgttgccccagcagcagTTGTTGTCCCAGCAGCAGTGGTTCCCCCAGCAGCAGTGGTTGCCCCAGCAGCAGTGGTTGCAgcagttgttgccccagcagcagttgttgccccagcagcagTTGTTGTAGCAGTTGTTACCCCAGCAGCAGTGGTTCCCCCAGCAGCAGTTGTTGCAGCAGTTGTTACCCCAGCAGCAGTGGTTCCCCCAGCAgcagttgttgccccagcagcggttggtgcagcagtggttgccccagcagcagtggttgcagcagttgttgccccagcagtggttgttgccccagcagcgGTTGTTACCCCAGCAGCAGTGGTTCCCCCAGCAgcagttgttgccccagcagcggtggttgcagcagttgttgccccagcagcgGTTGTTGCGCCAGCAGTAGTGGTTGCCCCAGCAGCGGTGGTTGCAgcagttgttgccccagcagcagttgttgccccagcagcggtggttgcagcagttgttgccccagcagcgGTTGTTGCGCCAGCAGTAGTGGTTGCCCCAGCAgcagttgttgccccagcagTAGTGGTTGCCCCAGCAGCGGTGGTTGCAGCATTTGTTGCCCCAGCAGCggttgttgccccagcagcagttgttgccccagcagcagttgttgccccagcagcagTTGTTGCAGCAGTTGTTCCCCCAGCAgcagttgttgccccagcagcggttggtgcagcagtggttgcCCCAGCAGCGGTGGTTGCAAcagttgttgccccagcagcagttgttgccccagcagcagttgttgccccagcagTAGTGGTTGCCCCAGCAGCGGTGGTTGCAgcagttgttgccccagcagcggttgttgccccagcagcagttgttgccccagcagcagttgttgccccagcagcagTTGTTGCAGCAGTTGTTCCCCCAGCAgcagttgttgccccagcagcggttggtgcagcagtggttgccccagcagcagtggttgcagcagttgttgccccagcagtggttgttgccccagcagcgGTTGTTCCCCCAACAGCggttgttgccccagcagcggttgttgccccagcagcggtggttgcagcagttgttgccccagcagcagttgttgccccagcagTGGTTGTTGCAgcagttgttgccccagcagcggttgttgccccagcagcagttgttgccccagcagcggtggttgcagcagttgttgccccagcagcggtggttgcagcagttgttgccccagcagcagTTGTTGCCCCAACAGCAGTTGTTGCAgcagttgttgccccagcagcggttggtgcagcagtggttgccccagcagcagtggttgcagcagttgttgccccagcagTGGTTGTTGCCCCAACAGCggttgttgccccagcagcggttgttgccccagcagcggtggttgcagcagttgttgccccagcagcagttgttgccccagcagcgGTGGTTGCAGCAGTTGTTACCCCAGCAGCAGTGGTTGCTGCCCCAGCAGCggttgttgccccagcagcgGTGGTTCCAgcagttgttgccccagcagTGGTTGTTGCAgcagttgttgccccagcagcggttgttgccccagcagcagttgttgccccagcagcggtggttgcagcagttgttgccccagcagcagttgttgccccagcagcgGTGGTTGCAGCAGTTGTTACCCCAGCAGCAGTGGTTGCTGCCCCAGCAGCggttgttgccccagcagcgGTGGTTCCAgcagttgttgccccagcagTGGTTGTTGCAgcagttgttgccccagcagcggttgttgccccagcagcagttgttgccccagcagcggtggttgcagcagttgttgccccagcagcggttgttgccccagcagcagttgttgccccagcagcagttgttgccccagcagcggtggttgcagcagttgttgccccagcagcggtggttgcagcagttgttgccccagcagcgGTTGTTGCCCCAGCAGTAGTGGTTGCCCCAGCAGCGGTTGTTGCAgcagttgttgccccagcagTAGTGGTTGCCCCAGCAGCggttgttgccccagcagcagttgttgccccagcagcagttgttgccccagcagcagttgttgccccagcagcggttggtgcagcagtgattgcagcagttgttgccccagcagTGGTTGTTGCAGCAGTTGGAGCTGTAGTTGAAGCAGTTGTGGTTGTCTGTCCGTTACATGAGGctgttttgaaaacaaaaagtttaaTCAGATTTCTGTTCCACATTTCAAACTGAAGTCAGagtttttaaactgtttaaaatctgttctcaccaacaaacagaacaaagatCAGCAGCTTTGCCATCATGGTGATGAAGTTTCTCTCCTCTTTTATCTGAAAACATAGTGGGTCATGGTCATCATTCAGtcacaaaaagtaaaacaaatgaacaaacaaaaagctttgttttttgacatttcaaccATAAAATAAAGTTGTTTGGTTTCTGTCCATCCCTGAGGTGCAATTTAACCAAAGCAGTCATTCAGACACACCTAGTGATGGTCCCACCCTTTCTAACAGCAGGTGACTCACTGGAGATCTCGTTCTGATTCTTTTTTCTCACCATTATAacgtttgtttattttttttatttagtggAGACAGCTTAATGTATTTGTAAATGCCCCACCTCTAGCAGGGTAACATTACCAGGACTGTATTATCTATGACTGTATtgtgttttacagtttgttgtGCGGTTGCTTTCATTGTCTTTATTGTgtgttctgttgtttattgtgatGTTGCAGCCGGACTGCAGCTCTATTAACCAACAATCTGCCCTCTGACACAGCAAAGTATATCTGGTCTTATGGTTATCCtgatgatttcatgttttccatgtaaactcccacttttatccatgtgctaacataactacaagggttttctaaccatcaatgagcctttcagcaccattagctaacacaatgtagcattagaacacaggagtgatggttgctggaaatgttcctctgtacccctatggagatattccattaaaaatcagccgtttacagctacaatagtcatttaacacattaactatgtctacactacATAAAATGTAGTTCAAagagttttcctttaaaaacacaaactaaaaaatatttagacaaataaatgtctgaaacctggttttcacacacagacacaatgttcacaaaaagaaaagagtaATAATCACATTATCCCCTTTgaaataaatattacattatattaCACTAAATGAACTGACGGTATTATGATCTTGAATAGAGGTACTTacattattatttctttatttcttgaaAGTCGTCCAAAGCGGTGACTGACACTGAAAGCTGATGATCTGAGCTCGTCATTTATATGTCCACTGGATGAGGTGTCGTCAGTGAGGAAACAAAGGCTCACAGGTGGGGCAGTGGATGTCCTCGTCATGGATTAGGGTGTGTGCATTACCCTCTAGTTTAGTACATTTTTTAGCTTTTGTCAATCTGATACCATCAACAAACATGAACTGGTTCAGATGTCATTCATTTTCCGTGACATACTTCTCTcttgtcattttacatttctgacaGTGACTGAGATCATGTCTGTTCCCTCCTAATCAGACTGTAATGGTTCTAAGATACTTCCTTGATGAATTCCAAGTAGCTTCGGGGCATGTTCTGCTTCTGGTACACTGTTACTCACTGGAGgctttttttcagaaataaagaataatgaagagcactttttttaaaattgaaaacaaaatgttgaGGAATctacatatttaacattttcccAGTGTCCAAGGGGTACagatactggaaaaaaatgtggacatttttacagcttctaCAAACTCACAGTAACTCTGTTCCAGtgcatcttccaacaacttcctGTTTGGATCGTTCTGGAAACGGATGCATTTATTTTAGTGAATAAATTTTATGTTCTTCTCTGTCAAAAAACTGTTGGCTGATAGTCAGTTTTATCTGGgctttttgtaaaatatatattattgttaTACAGTAGAACATATCTTTTAAACCTGTCTTCAGGTTTGGGGATTCAGATGGTTAAAGTCGGGGGAAGTATTTCGGGACAGGGATGCTGGGCTTAAACTCCTTCACCTTAATCAACACATTCAGTGGTTTTGTTGCCTTACTCATCAAAGCAGAGGTTACTGTGTTTGGCACTAAGCACCTCAGTAACACTCTATCCTGATCGTTCCTCTGGATGGCATTGCCCTggcctgctgctctgctgtgatGAACCTTGGAGATGTCCTTCAACACACATCATAAACCAAGTCTCTGGGACGGCCTTCTTTCACTGACAAAATACCatcaaaatcaggaacatctggtCTCAGTGATGCTGAAAACTCGTCCATGTATTTATATCTTCTAGGATGGATGATTGTAATACCCTGGTATCAGGATGTCCCAATAATTCTCTTCAGAACCTCCAGCCAATCCTAAACGCTGCAGCCAGAGTTCTTAGAGGAACCACTACAAAAAGATCAGAGTTCTcctgtgagcttcttttcagcGGCTTCCTGTCAAATCCAGGATGCAGtttaaaatcctgcttttcacaaataaaactctTATGAGCAGCTCCATTGTATCTTAAAGACCTGATTGTTCCAGATAGTCCTAACAGAACCCTTCCCAAtcagactgcaggtttactGCTGGTTCCAGAGGTTCCAGAAGAAGaaccttcagttatcagctcctctgtggTGGAACCAGCCACACCCTCTCTAAGCTCAAGATTAATACTTCCCTCTTTGATGAAGCTGATCGTTAGAGCTGCTCAGGATCAGCTGTCCTTTAGTTATGCTGCTGAAGGATGAGACTGCTGGGGgactcccatgatgcactgggcTCCTCTATGGTTGTATATCACCATTACATTCACTAActctgtgtttgttctctctgcaggtgtCTCTGGACCTGGACCTACATGTCTCTGATCTGCAGTTTCAGCTCTCCAAATGTTGTAATGTCTGTCCTCCATCTTCTATCCTGTCATTCCCACCCTCACCCTAACCTGGTGAGGCGCACGGCTGCCCTCcatgagcctggttctgtcggAGCTTTATTTCCCTCCCCgttaaagtagttttttttggttccttccAACCATTGCTGACTTTTTGCTCATATGGAGTCCAAAGGAAACTTTGGTTCTCGGTTCTTAAAtgctatgagatgacatgttgtgaacTTGCACAATAAAGTTTAATCGAATCGaattaatgctaatgctaactttTGACGCTGCTAATGTACTGCTTCTAAATTTACTACATCTTCTTTTAGCAAGGAGGTTAAATGACTTTTgacttcaaatcatgatgcaaaggtccGCTTTGGTATGGAAGTATCTTAGGGTCATACAAGTAAATTTAtcctaagacacaagtgagatcacGCTTTGGcggtcatttttaaaatggccgCCGACCATCCTTGAGAGGCCCATATTTATGCTTCTGTTATAGCTATAATGGCAAACTTTGTgtcaaagtgtacatttttggGGTCAAGGAATTCAATAAAATAGGTTtcaagactaaaaaaaaacaatgttttctctttaccatgacaactgaaggtaaaatatgcagtttatttaaaaaaaacataccaaaaacacagtcaaatcaaaactcaataatttaataaatacaacTTAAAATGTTGGATATGTATATTATGGAGGCTAAGAAACTGAGTAGTGAGACAACAAGTTTATAACTACAAtcgaagaaaaaaatcataagaCCTCccatgttttcttcagtttcttgttcattttaataccCGGTACAACTAAAGGTTCATTACCTGAAGAACGCAATGAGCATGACCAAAAATGCAactgattccataatacttgTCTTACTATGTCATATTTGACATCCTCcggcttcattgtattccctgGTATATCAGAGTATTTTGTGTCCTATCTGACATGCTTAAGATTCATTGTATTCCTAGGGTAtctaagaggacatttcatgtcatcagcaacactgcacatgcaaaggcctagagtggtttcctgctgacattcaagccgtagcacagcTCAGAAGTCATCAGCTCTCACGTAACACCTAAAActgaagaattatgtgaagccacaaaggcagccatcttggtccTTCTGGATATTGGCATGAGTGAAAGACAAGTAGCGaagaaactgaagatctccaaaaCAGTCGTTCATTACACCacgaaaaaaacaaacccaacatGGTTCTACTAAACTGCCAGCTGGtcaggaaacatctttctaccaccagatgaccgtcactcatccaTTCCTGTACAGCACTGCTCTTGAAAACAATCTTCTTCCATCAGGTGGAAatctttcctgcttccaatgactggattttccaacaagacgaggtcagttaaagcctggatggagaaccagaacactggaaccatgccttggctgctcaatcaccagatctaaatccaactgaaaacctgtggaaaatcatcaaatgctaaatggagaaccacaagcccaaaaacaaagcagattagttagaattcATGCAACAGGAATGAGcggctgtgacagcagaacaatgtcagaagttgGTAGAGAGCATGCCAAAATGCATGCTGCAGTCATCACAAACAATGGTTAtggatcagtactaactcctgtctggatcatgggactaaaacagacagaaaagaaaacatggaaccctaaaagctgtttttgtcagAACAATGCCATAActattgatggaagaactgaagtcattttggttattatcaagaaaaccatggaaaatgtctgatatcagctctgaaattaaactctcatgaattatttttgttgtcattatatttgtccaaacaaatgaacctttagtggtaccaagaattaaaatgaacaagaaattgaggaaaacaaGGATGGTCtaacatttatttccatgagtgtatgttcacattttagaagTAGGCAATGCCATATCTACAAATTTTTAGTGATGAAGACTAATAGCTTGGTGTAAATACATCACAAAGATGATTGTCTATTTAGATGTCTGCACAACTGTGGGAACATGAGCCATGACATCAACAGAAAGACATGCAAAGCAGCCTCTGCATGCAGGATTTGAAAGGTGCCTTGCAGCCAGTCTTAAATTTGCACATGACAAGATCTGTGCAAATTTAAGTCCTGTGCAAATCCTTTGAAATAGTGGCATTTATAGTGTAGACAGGAGTTGGTGAAGAGTCTGGGGAACCCTGCTGCCATCCCCATAGAGACGGCAAAATTGTCACATGGTGTTGGAAGAGTGCCTTGCCCCATACATGTCCACTCTAAAGAGAAACATGATCTGTGATACCAAGGCCCTCCATTATTCTTAGCCATATTTATATCATGTCCCTACACAAATATTTCTTATCTGATAAGCTACTTGAAGGAGGTGCTGATAGAGTGCATCACTACTTGGTG from Acanthochromis polyacanthus isolate Apoly-LR-REF ecotype Palm Island chromosome 11, KAUST_Apoly_ChrSc, whole genome shotgun sequence includes the following:
- the LOC127536111 gene encoding mucin-19-like, producing MAKLLIFVLFVASCNGQTTTTASTTAPTAATTTAGATTAATTAAGATTAAGATTAAGATTAATAAAEATTAAGATTAATTAAEATTAAGATTAVGGTTAAGATTAAGATTAATTATGATTAAGATTAATTTAGATTAAGATTAVGGTTAAGATTAAGATTAATTATGATTAAGATTTAGATTAAGGTTAAGATTAATPAAGTTTAAGATTAAGATTAATTAGGATTTAGATTAAGATTAAGATTAATTAAGATTAAGATTAATTAAGATTTAGATTTAGATTAAGATTAVGGTTAAGATTAAGATTAATTATGATTAAGATTTAGATTAAGATTTAGATTAATTAAGATTAAGATTAATTTAGATTAATTTAEATTTAGATTAAGATTTAGATTAATTTAGATTAATTTAEATTTAGATTAAGATTTAGATTAATTTAGAATAAGFSLVAMVTGFQLILLEM